GTCGAGGACGAGCCCTACCTGGCCGAGGCGGTGCGCGACGGCCTGCGCCTCGAGGCGATCGCGGCGGACGTCGCCGGCGACGGCGACACCGCGCTGCACCTGCTGAGCGTCAGCTCCTACGACGTCCTCGTCCTCGACCGCGACATCCCCGGGCCGTCCGGCGACGAGGTCGCCGCGCACGTCGTCGCCTCCGGGAGCGGCCTGCCGATCCTCATGCTCACCGCCGCCGACCGGCTCGACGACAAGGCGTCCGGCTTCGAGCTCGGCGCAGACGACTACCTCACCAAGCCGTTCGAGCTGCGCGAGCTCGTGCTCCGGCTCCGCGCGCTCGACCGCCGGCGCGCGCACCACCGACCGCCCGTGCGCGAGCTCGCCGGCCTGCGCGTCGACCCGTTCCGCCGCGAGGTCTACCGCGACGGCCGCTACGTCGCCCTGACCCGCAAGCAGTTCGCCGTGCTCGACGTCCTCGTCGCGGCCGAGGGTGGCGTGATCAGTGCCGAGGAGCTCCTCGAGCGGGCCTGGGACGAGAACGCCGACCCGTTCACCAACGCCGTGCGCATCACCGTCTCGGCGCTGCGCAAGCGGCTGGGCGAGCCGTGGCTCATCGCGACCGTGCCCGGGGTCGGGTACCGGATCGACGACTCCCCCGCCGTGCCCCCACCGCCCCGGACCGGTCGGCACGATGGATAGGGCGCCGGGCCTGAGCGTCCGCCTCCAGCTCACCCTGAGCTACGCCGGCTTCCTCGTGCTCGCGGGGGCCGTGCTGCTGACGCTGGTCTGGCTGTTCCTCCGGGTGCCCACGTTCCGGGCGCTCGGCGGCTTCGCACCCTCGCACCCCATGCTGCTGCGCGAGTTCCTGCCGGCCGCCGCCGTCGTGCTCGCGTTCCTGCTGCTGCTCGGGCTCGTGGGCGGGTGGCTGCTCGCCGGCCGGATGCTCGCCCCGCTGGCCCGCATCACCGCCGCGACCCGCCTCGCCGCGACCGGCTCGCTGTCCCACCGGATCGCGCTCGAGGGACGGGCCGACGAGCTCCGCGAGCTCGCCGACGCGTTCGACGCGATGCTCGAGCAGGTCGAGGCGCGGGTCGCCGAGCAGCGGCGGTTCGCCGCCAACGCCTCCCACGAGCTGCGCACCCCGCTCGCGATCTCGAAGACGCTCCTCGAGGTGGCCCGCGACGACCCCGGCGCCGACACCGCCGAGCTCCTGGAGCGGCTCCGGGCCGTCAACGCGCGCGCGATCGACCTCACCGAGGCGCTGCTCCTGCTCAGCCGGGCCGACCAGCGGTCGTTCGCCCGCGAGCGCGTCGACCTCTCCCTGCTGGCGGAGCAGGCCGCCGAGACGCTCCTGCCGCTCGCGGAGGAGCGCGGGACGACGCTCGAGACGACCGGTGACGTCGCGCCCACCGTCGGGTCCCCGCCGCTCCTGCTGCAGCTCGTGACGAACCTCGTCCACAACGCGATCGTCCACAACCTCCCGCGGGGCGGCACCGTCGCCGTCCGCACCGCCGCGCGCCCGGGGTGGACCACGCTCACGGTCGAGAGCACCGGGGAGCGGCTCGCCCCCGAGCTCGTCGCGACGCTCGCCGAACCGTTCCGGAGGGGCACCGGGCGCGTCCGCGCCGACGACGCGGGCGTCGGGCTGGGGCTGGCGATCGTGGCGAGCATCGCCCGCGCGCACGGCGGCGGCCTCACGCTCACGCCGCGCGCTGCGGGCGGGCTGCGCGTCGCGGTGCGCCTGCCCACGGCTCCCGCGTCCGGCTGACCGTCACGGGGTCGGGGTCGGGAGGGCGACCGGCGGCGCGAGCGTCGGCAGCGTCACGTCGAGGCAGGACATCGCGACTGGGTCACCGCCCGCGAGCGCCGTGACCCGCGCCGCCGCCTCCGAGAGCCGCTCCTCGGGGAGGCGGCCGGTGCGCACGGCGTCGACGAGCGCGTCGCGCATCCGCACGGCGTGGCGCCCGTCGGTCGTGAGCACGGCGTCCGCCCCGGCGCCGACGGCCTCGACGGCGGCCGCCGGGAAGTCCCACCGCAGGTTGACCGCGCCCATGCCCACGGAGTCGGTGATCGCGACGCCCTCGAACCCCATGTCGCGCAACAAGGCGTACGCGCGCGGGCTCACGGACGCCGGCCGGTCGGGGTCGAGCGCCGCGTACTGCAGGTGGTTGAGCATGATCACCGGAGCGCCCGCGTCGATCGCGCGCTGGAACGGCAGCAGGTCGGTCGCCGCGAGCTCGTCGACGGTCGCGGTCACGAGCGAGGACCGCGCGTGCGAGTCGACGGTCGAGCGTCCGTGCCCGGGGAAGTGCTTCATGGTGGGCGTGACCCCGGCGTCGGCGAGCCCTGCGGCGTACGCGAGCCCGTAGTCGGCGGCGGTGGCCGGGTCCGC
The Cellulomonas sp. NS3 DNA segment above includes these coding regions:
- a CDS encoding response regulator transcription factor, translating into MRVLIVEDEPYLAEAVRDGLRLEAIAADVAGDGDTALHLLSVSSYDVLVLDRDIPGPSGDEVAAHVVASGSGLPILMLTAADRLDDKASGFELGADDYLTKPFELRELVLRLRALDRRRAHHRPPVRELAGLRVDPFRREVYRDGRYVALTRKQFAVLDVLVAAEGGVISAEELLERAWDENADPFTNAVRITVSALRKRLGEPWLIATVPGVGYRIDDSPAVPPPPRTGRHDG
- a CDS encoding sensor histidine kinase encodes the protein MDRAPGLSVRLQLTLSYAGFLVLAGAVLLTLVWLFLRVPTFRALGGFAPSHPMLLREFLPAAAVVLAFLLLLGLVGGWLLAGRMLAPLARITAATRLAATGSLSHRIALEGRADELRELADAFDAMLEQVEARVAEQRRFAANASHELRTPLAISKTLLEVARDDPGADTAELLERLRAVNARAIDLTEALLLLSRADQRSFARERVDLSLLAEQAAETLLPLAEERGTTLETTGDVAPTVGSPPLLLQLVTNLVHNAIVHNLPRGGTVAVRTAARPGWTTLTVESTGERLAPELVATLAEPFRRGTGRVRADDAGVGLGLAIVASIARAHGGGLTLTPRAAGGLRVAVRLPTAPASG